A genomic segment from Candidatus Binataceae bacterium encodes:
- a CDS encoding DUF1329 domain-containing protein produces MNSPDQVKTYTIQTFMDWFNKYKDAKPDFKPGDVLTAADLDTKIKPFMWPGYIEFLNFPEFKMKIGPYVDHTPRKDYLDCTEKYQSQVRLNADHTLANYVCGQPFPNSAIKESDPDAGWKAAWNFEWRWQNFGLFTIPPVTLMRFGGSHTIPTWSDPPSDWLQASGIENLNYHVPTADEMKQIYGGGGEFERTMSAFYRRVYFTHLAQLESHTLPVPDAKQFEFKEFTGFYTPFDIRGTAFIVYRYEDPHREDDGWAYIPTLRRVRRISAQVKSDSLLGTDHTIADFYGFSGRELS; encoded by the coding sequence GTGAACAGCCCCGACCAGGTCAAGACCTACACCATCCAAACCTTCATGGACTGGTTCAACAAGTACAAGGACGCCAAGCCCGATTTCAAACCGGGCGACGTGCTTACGGCGGCGGATCTGGACACCAAGATCAAGCCCTTCATGTGGCCGGGGTATATCGAGTTCCTCAATTTTCCCGAGTTCAAGATGAAGATCGGCCCTTACGTCGATCACACCCCGCGCAAGGACTACTTGGACTGCACCGAGAAGTATCAGAGCCAGGTGCGGTTGAACGCAGACCACACCCTGGCCAACTACGTGTGTGGTCAACCTTTCCCCAACTCGGCGATTAAGGAGAGCGACCCAGACGCGGGATGGAAGGCGGCGTGGAACTTTGAATGGCGCTGGCAGAACTTCGGACTGTTCACGATCCCGCCGGTTACCCTGATGCGTTTCGGCGGCTCGCACACAATCCCGACGTGGTCGGATCCTCCCAGCGATTGGCTCCAGGCTTCGGGTATCGAGAACCTCAACTACCACGTGCCGACCGCGGACGAGATGAAGCAGATCTATGGCGGCGGCGGCGAGTTTGAGCGTACGATGTCGGCTTTTTATCGCCGGGTCTACTTCACCCACCTCGCCCAGCTCGAGAGCCATACGCTGCCGGTGCCGGATGCGAAACAGTTCGAGTTCAAGGAGTTCACCGGCTTCTACACCCCGTTCGATATCCGCGGCACCGCTTTCATCGTCTATCGCTACGAAGATCCCCATCGCGAGGACGACGGCTGGGCCTATATCCCGACCCTGCGGCGCGTACGGCGCATCTCGGCGCAGGTGAAGTCGGACTCGCTGCTCGGCACCGACCATACGATCGCCGACTTCTACGGCTTCTCCGGCCGCGAGCTGTCG
- a CDS encoding HEAT repeat domain-containing protein: MSKGGGEGRKGLMRGSGRRALLVVVLAVAGVASVALVRHAKHSRMVAAAIRDPSMVAIRNLVEVGKLSEATARLNATYRFNNTPGLIALQQFSLIVLRRGLKEHDIFEKCFAASALAGSGEDEGVHLLLDAFNNNPDLSVKMAVADGLGQDGNRKSVEILSDLYYHAQPFDRRIIVEGLSAATDPSAVTVLMEATHSKDKMVRLGALKSLGSLGNRKALPLLHEVLNNSKDYDAFDRVMASRSLLLLGDQSGVAYLRQVVFDRSQDTNARAVAAVALGFANDPSAVPLLKQALTDHKLEVRIGAAAALTHYGDSMGAEYLKNSLANSDDVTRLEISQLFEDLGQDVGAAVILSGLNSPYANVQLAAIKALATTGNERNAALLSGLLRDHNDPTVRAEVAWALGRIGSSSSIATLLVMVPEQEPMVRYTAADSLNHIATHLLGADGGWRI; encoded by the coding sequence GTGAGCAAGGGCGGCGGGGAGGGCCGCAAGGGACTGATGCGCGGGTCGGGACGGCGGGCGCTCCTGGTGGTCGTGCTGGCGGTGGCAGGCGTCGCAAGCGTGGCGCTGGTTCGGCACGCGAAACACAGCCGGATGGTCGCGGCGGCGATCAGGGACCCTTCCATGGTTGCGATTCGCAACCTGGTCGAGGTGGGCAAACTGTCCGAGGCGACCGCCAGGCTCAACGCGACTTATCGCTTCAACAACACTCCCGGCCTCATCGCCTTGCAGCAGTTTTCGCTCATCGTTCTGCGCCGCGGATTGAAGGAACACGACATCTTCGAGAAGTGCTTCGCCGCCAGCGCGCTCGCCGGAAGTGGTGAGGACGAGGGCGTCCATCTGCTGCTCGACGCCTTCAACAACAATCCCGACCTGAGCGTGAAGATGGCGGTGGCCGACGGGCTGGGCCAGGACGGCAACCGCAAGTCGGTGGAAATTCTGAGCGATCTCTATTATCACGCCCAGCCCTTCGACCGGCGCATCATCGTCGAGGGCCTTTCCGCGGCCACCGATCCCAGCGCGGTCACGGTCCTGATGGAGGCGACCCATTCCAAGGACAAGATGGTGCGGTTGGGGGCGCTCAAGAGCCTGGGTTCGCTGGGCAATCGCAAGGCGCTGCCGCTGCTGCACGAGGTGCTGAACAACTCAAAGGACTACGACGCCTTCGATCGGGTGATGGCGTCGCGCTCCCTGCTGCTGCTCGGCGATCAATCCGGAGTTGCGTATCTGCGCCAGGTCGTTTTCGATCGTTCGCAGGACACCAACGCGCGCGCGGTGGCCGCCGTAGCGCTGGGTTTCGCCAATGATCCGTCGGCGGTGCCGCTGCTCAAGCAGGCGTTGACGGATCACAAGCTGGAGGTGCGCATCGGCGCCGCCGCGGCGCTGACGCATTACGGCGATTCGATGGGAGCGGAGTACCTTAAGAATTCGCTCGCCAACTCGGACGACGTGACGCGCCTGGAGATTTCACAGCTATTCGAAGACCTGGGCCAGGACGTCGGCGCCGCCGTCATCCTCAGCGGCCTTAACTCACCATACGCCAATGTCCAGCTGGCGGCGATCAAGGCGCTGGCAACCACCGGCAACGAGCGCAATGCCGCGCTCCTCAGCGGGCTCCTGCGCGACCACAATGACCCGACGGTGCGCGCGGAAGTCGCCTGGGCGCTGGGGCGCATCGGCAGCTCCAGCAGCATCGCAACCCTGCTGGTGATGGTTCCGGAGCAGGAACCGATGGTCCGCTACACGGCGGCTGACAGTCTTAACCACATAGCGACGCATCTGCTCGGCGCGGACGGCGGATGGAGAATCTGA
- a CDS encoding DUF1302 family protein, producing the protein MDAGWKRFWVGLWMLAAAFAWVECWPGAPVYAESFGETVTSTFGLHGYVENQEIIRNENFVTDYHVASIRNRIDLQPSGALLQDAAIPTFGGLPPLSSFSVNYFMDIRPGYEGAYDIVTDRFGNHTTGFSGIGFSPFTQPFAKSGGVALLNAFGYDPRRFNGVVARDFAFLMPVSQNIRFINNVNGVPWSCWHCINVEQTVSNLRFERDDSNLIYYPVREAYLDFRWDFFGANLLRLGKQQIVWGKADFFRLQDIVNPVDFSQHFFIEPFEDTRIPQLSAWLQHRFGDILGLQDVAGNLIWNFDEFNPVGLGVGGQPWAVNFGEQKRAFAFDNSLFDAGLCGGSPTPGSCNPNFVNFGLVRERVPDWRLRNTGLGMKWDFQLPHPAIRFALTDYWGIRDTPTFVLTNLDAVPTLPGCAAMANISAGHPAIFGPGGGGLPFIATDPSSIHLAKNVAPQNYLNNCVFGGGAEIRYHRANTLGLSADYFEPYTGVVIRVESSWTHNALLNNTDYLDWTHNGDILQYVIGFDRPHFIKFLNPDRTFFSSFQLYETYYPGQKSENGGKDGIVTGVNDFTFTAFTQTHYYRDQIIPLIFAAFGTEGTDATIGGNTEWLISDHWSATIGVDAFLGKSHQHNVGPNALFQQRAFGGLQPPQDAPYSESVFGPAHMQAGGAERNVMDEFWTRLRYRF; encoded by the coding sequence ATGGACGCAGGCTGGAAAAGATTCTGGGTGGGATTGTGGATGTTGGCCGCGGCGTTCGCCTGGGTGGAGTGTTGGCCCGGCGCGCCGGTCTACGCCGAGTCATTTGGCGAGACCGTCACGAGCACTTTCGGACTCCACGGCTACGTGGAAAATCAGGAGATCATCCGTAACGAGAATTTCGTAACCGATTATCATGTGGCGTCGATCCGCAATCGGATCGACCTCCAGCCCTCGGGCGCGCTCCTTCAGGACGCTGCCATCCCGACTTTCGGAGGGCTCCCGCCGCTTTCGAGCTTCTCGGTCAACTACTTCATGGACATCCGGCCGGGATATGAAGGCGCCTACGACATTGTCACCGACCGCTTCGGCAACCACACCACGGGGTTTTCGGGCATCGGCTTTTCGCCCTTCACCCAGCCGTTCGCCAAGAGCGGCGGTGTGGCGCTGCTCAACGCGTTCGGCTACGACCCCCGGCGTTTCAACGGGGTGGTCGCACGCGACTTCGCCTTTCTGATGCCAGTGTCGCAGAACATCAGATTCATCAACAACGTCAACGGTGTTCCGTGGTCATGCTGGCATTGCATCAACGTCGAGCAGACGGTCAGCAACCTGCGCTTCGAGCGCGACGACAGCAACCTGATCTACTACCCGGTGCGCGAGGCCTACCTGGATTTTCGCTGGGATTTCTTCGGCGCCAACCTGCTGCGTTTGGGCAAGCAACAGATCGTCTGGGGTAAGGCCGACTTCTTCCGGCTTCAGGACATCGTCAACCCGGTTGACTTCTCCCAGCACTTCTTCATCGAGCCGTTTGAGGATACCCGTATCCCGCAGCTCAGCGCCTGGCTGCAGCACCGCTTCGGCGACATCCTCGGCTTGCAGGACGTGGCCGGCAACTTGATCTGGAACTTTGACGAGTTCAATCCGGTTGGCCTGGGTGTGGGCGGGCAGCCGTGGGCGGTCAACTTCGGCGAGCAGAAACGGGCGTTCGCTTTCGACAACAGCCTGTTCGACGCCGGACTGTGCGGCGGCAGCCCGACGCCGGGAAGCTGTAATCCCAACTTCGTCAACTTCGGCCTGGTTCGCGAGCGCGTGCCCGACTGGCGGCTGCGCAACACCGGCCTTGGCATGAAGTGGGATTTCCAGCTCCCGCATCCGGCGATTCGCTTCGCGTTGACCGACTACTGGGGTATCCGCGATACGCCGACCTTCGTGCTGACGAACCTCGACGCGGTGCCGACGCTGCCGGGATGCGCGGCGATGGCCAATATCAGCGCCGGCCATCCGGCGATCTTCGGCCCGGGCGGCGGGGGACTGCCGTTCATAGCGACCGACCCGAGCAGCATCCACCTCGCCAAAAACGTTGCGCCGCAGAATTACCTCAACAACTGCGTGTTCGGCGGCGGCGCCGAGATTCGCTACCATCGGGCGAACACGCTCGGACTTTCGGCCGACTACTTCGAGCCGTACACGGGCGTGGTCATCCGGGTGGAATCGTCGTGGACGCACAACGCGCTGCTCAACAACACCGACTATCTCGACTGGACGCATAACGGCGACATTCTCCAGTACGTCATCGGTTTCGACCGTCCGCACTTTATCAAGTTCCTCAACCCGGACCGGACCTTCTTCAGCAGCTTCCAGCTCTATGAGACCTACTATCCGGGGCAGAAGAGCGAGAATGGCGGCAAGGACGGGATCGTGACCGGCGTGAACGACTTCACCTTCACCGCGTTCACCCAGACGCACTACTACCGTGATCAGATCATCCCGCTCATCTTTGCGGCCTTCGGCACCGAGGGTACCGACGCGACGATCGGCGGCAACACCGAATGGCTGATCAGCGACCATTGGTCGGCGACCATCGGCGTCGACGCTTTCCTCGGCAAATCGCATCAGCACAACGTCGGACCCAACGCGCTGTTCCAACAGCGGGCCTTCGGCGGTCTCCAGCCGCCGCAGGATGCGCCCTACAGTGAGAGCGTCTTCGGCCCTGCGCACATGCAGGCCGGCGGCGCCGAGCGTAACGTGATGGACGAGTTCTGGACCCGGTTGCGTTATCGCTTCTAG
- a CDS encoding MMPL family transporter: protein MAERITHGIARYTLRHRWPSLIVLTVITVFFGYHALKVQMYSQFADLLPQAHPYIKAYNHFRTTFGGANIVSLSLRVKNGDIFTHETLEKIRYVTQKVDQIEGVNHYQVASLAHAKIRNLVATSGGLIQSQPALPATIPTTPEGLQKLKQSMYNNDIVYGKYLSTDGKAALILAGFNEERLDYGNIQRKIMDIRKHVEDGNTVLYAAGEPMLKGWVWFYTGELAEIFAVTFLFIFATLIIYFRRFYGVALPVFGAIVQAIWGLGFLGILGYNLDPLVLVIPLLVSARAASHGVQMVERYFEELEATGDKHHAVAIAMGELLLPGGIGVLADAAGILVLAVATIPLVRKLAFFASFWGFSNIFAILLLIPLMLDVLPTPKKTAHYVPQWMHDMLEWVGESCTSPRGRWVVFILSGLIVLAGAYEASSVQIGETESGSPLLFRNSDFNVSSRAINRDFAGSNQLVIYLQGDKDDALKNVHVLRTLDNLRHYMLQQPEAGDTRDLPTLVRSVNRLYHFNDPKWSVLPPTSDGVGNMTFMYEANAAVPGVILEYMDYHAKDGQFVVFYKDAKGTTIDEAIYRTKLFTAAHPLKHVKFVLAGGTIGTTAALNDEVAYSDRVSTILIVLVVFALVAFSYMSFVAGGMVMITLVAAGIVSFLYIGLKGIGMNINTLPVTAVGMGIGVDYILYVVDRIKREYGRLHDHERAIKRAIQTSGMAVTFTATTLVGGVIPWVWMSDLRFSAEMAMLLALLMITHWLSAITLVPSIFSIFRPKFVERGAEISDEDLELIEKELEAEAKGGVS, encoded by the coding sequence ATGGCAGAACGTATCACTCACGGCATCGCGCGCTACACGCTGAGGCACCGATGGCCCTCGTTGATTGTGTTGACGGTCATCACGGTCTTCTTCGGGTATCACGCGTTGAAGGTCCAGATGTACAGCCAGTTTGCCGATCTATTGCCGCAGGCTCATCCGTACATCAAGGCCTATAACCACTTCCGCACCACCTTCGGCGGCGCCAATATCGTCAGTCTCTCGCTGCGCGTGAAAAACGGCGACATCTTCACCCACGAGACGCTTGAGAAGATTCGTTACGTTACCCAGAAGGTTGACCAAATCGAAGGAGTCAACCATTACCAGGTCGCTTCGCTCGCGCACGCCAAGATTCGCAACCTGGTAGCGACTTCTGGCGGCCTCATTCAATCCCAACCCGCTTTGCCGGCGACGATTCCAACCACTCCCGAAGGGCTACAGAAGCTCAAACAGTCGATGTACAACAACGACATCGTCTACGGGAAATATCTTTCTACCGACGGCAAGGCAGCGCTGATCCTGGCCGGCTTCAATGAGGAGCGCCTCGACTACGGCAATATCCAGCGCAAGATCATGGATATTCGAAAGCACGTCGAGGACGGCAACACGGTCCTCTACGCGGCGGGCGAACCGATGCTCAAGGGTTGGGTGTGGTTCTATACCGGCGAGCTGGCCGAGATCTTCGCGGTGACGTTCCTCTTCATCTTCGCCACCCTGATCATATATTTCCGCCGATTTTACGGAGTCGCCCTGCCCGTATTTGGCGCGATCGTGCAGGCTATCTGGGGCCTCGGCTTCCTGGGTATCCTCGGCTACAACCTTGACCCGCTGGTGCTTGTCATCCCACTGCTGGTTTCGGCACGCGCCGCCAGCCACGGCGTGCAGATGGTCGAGCGCTACTTCGAGGAGCTGGAAGCGACCGGCGACAAGCATCACGCGGTCGCGATCGCGATGGGTGAGTTGCTGCTGCCGGGCGGAATCGGCGTCCTGGCTGACGCCGCGGGCATCCTGGTCCTGGCCGTGGCGACCATTCCGCTCGTGCGCAAGCTCGCCTTCTTTGCCAGCTTCTGGGGCTTTTCCAACATCTTCGCGATTCTGCTCCTCATCCCACTGATGCTCGACGTGCTGCCGACGCCCAAGAAGACCGCGCACTACGTGCCGCAGTGGATGCACGACATGCTGGAATGGGTGGGCGAGAGCTGCACCAGCCCGCGCGGGCGCTGGGTCGTCTTCATCCTCTCCGGTCTCATCGTGTTGGCCGGTGCGTACGAGGCGTCCTCGGTGCAGATCGGCGAAACCGAGTCTGGCTCGCCCTTGCTCTTCCGCAACTCCGACTTCAACGTCTCTTCGCGCGCAATCAACCGCGATTTCGCCGGTTCCAACCAGCTTGTTATCTATCTCCAGGGTGACAAGGACGACGCCCTCAAGAACGTCCACGTCCTCAGAACGCTCGACAACCTGCGGCATTACATGCTGCAACAGCCCGAGGCCGGCGACACGCGCGACCTGCCAACCCTGGTCCGCAGCGTCAACCGGCTCTACCACTTCAACGATCCGAAATGGTCGGTGCTGCCGCCGACCTCCGACGGCGTCGGCAACATGACGTTCATGTATGAGGCCAACGCGGCCGTGCCCGGCGTCATCCTCGAGTACATGGACTACCACGCCAAGGACGGCCAGTTCGTAGTGTTCTACAAGGACGCCAAGGGTACTACGATCGACGAGGCGATCTACCGCACCAAGCTGTTTACGGCCGCCCATCCGCTCAAGCACGTCAAGTTCGTGCTCGCCGGCGGCACCATCGGCACCACCGCCGCCCTCAATGACGAGGTTGCCTACTCCGACCGTGTGAGCACCATCCTTATCGTGCTGGTGGTCTTTGCGCTGGTGGCGTTCAGCTACATGTCATTCGTGGCCGGCGGGATGGTCATGATCACGCTGGTAGCCGCCGGTATCGTCAGCTTCCTCTATATCGGCCTTAAAGGCATCGGCATGAACATCAATACCCTGCCGGTGACTGCGGTCGGTATGGGAATCGGTGTTGACTACATTCTGTACGTGGTTGACCGGATCAAGCGCGAGTACGGGCGGTTGCACGATCACGAGCGCGCGATCAAACGCGCCATCCAGACGTCGGGGATGGCGGTTACGTTCACCGCGACGACGCTGGTCGGCGGCGTGATCCCGTGGGTGTGGATGTCCGATTTGCGGTTCTCGGCGGAAATGGCGATGCTGCTGGCTCTGCTGATGATCACGCACTGGCTGTCGGCAATCACCCTGGTTCCTTCGATCTTCTCGATCTTCAGGCCGAAGTTCGTCGAGCGCGGTGCGGAGATCTCAGACGAGGACCTCGAGTTGATCGAGAAGGAGCTGGAAGCGGAGGCAAAGGGAGGAGTGAGTTGA
- a CDS encoding YCF48-related protein codes for MSHKLITRGGKAALSVAAALILAGLAAGCEGQAQKREIEQRVGTKAEGYPLPVREDYYGAAVADKDNAWVVGSYGTILKITDNGSKVEMQPTPTRSSLFAASASGPNDCVVVGEDGLVLRTTDGGKTWEKADVPKAVDQNLLAIARGKDPSQIWAVGPEATLIHSADGGKTWVDQSLHKDETLNGVTFLDDTTGWVVGEFGVIKKTTDGGKTWTEMDKVTDLPTYFQNVTPQEAYLLGIPKLTEQDLYLFNSAWTSPQNGYIASTGGLILETNDGGANWKAVRTGTENTLFSVATPAGHSAVVVGILGTLARQDGGKWAVDQKTSADIYTWLRCVKFSPDASLGIVTGGKGTVLVSHDGGTSWQMIDKATIAAAGNESPHAKG; via the coding sequence TTGAGTCACAAGCTTATCACCAGGGGTGGAAAAGCTGCCTTGTCCGTAGCTGCGGCGTTGATTCTGGCGGGGCTTGCTGCCGGATGTGAGGGCCAGGCGCAGAAGCGGGAAATAGAGCAGCGCGTGGGTACCAAGGCGGAAGGCTATCCCTTGCCGGTGCGCGAGGATTATTACGGAGCGGCCGTTGCCGACAAGGACAACGCCTGGGTGGTCGGCAGTTACGGCACCATCCTCAAGATCACCGACAACGGCTCCAAGGTTGAGATGCAGCCCACTCCCACTCGCTCTTCTCTCTTTGCGGCGAGTGCTTCCGGGCCTAACGATTGCGTGGTCGTCGGCGAAGACGGCCTGGTCCTGCGCACCACCGACGGCGGCAAGACCTGGGAAAAGGCGGATGTGCCAAAGGCTGTTGATCAGAACCTTCTCGCAATCGCGCGCGGAAAGGATCCCAGCCAGATTTGGGCGGTGGGCCCTGAAGCCACGCTGATTCACTCGGCCGACGGTGGCAAGACCTGGGTCGATCAGAGTCTGCACAAGGACGAGACGCTCAACGGCGTTACTTTCCTCGACGATACGACTGGATGGGTGGTCGGCGAATTCGGCGTGATCAAGAAGACCACCGACGGGGGCAAGACCTGGACCGAAATGGACAAGGTTACAGACCTGCCGACCTACTTCCAGAACGTGACGCCGCAAGAGGCTTACCTACTTGGTATCCCGAAGCTGACCGAGCAGGATCTTTACCTTTTCAACAGCGCGTGGACGAGCCCCCAGAACGGCTACATCGCGAGCACCGGCGGTCTCATTCTTGAAACGAATGACGGCGGTGCGAATTGGAAGGCGGTACGCACCGGCACCGAAAACACCCTGTTTTCGGTGGCCACCCCCGCTGGGCATAGTGCAGTGGTGGTGGGTATTCTAGGCACGCTTGCGCGCCAGGACGGCGGCAAGTGGGCGGTGGACCAGAAAACCTCCGCGGACATCTATACGTGGTTGCGATGCGTCAAGTTCTCGCCGGACGCTTCGCTGGGGATTGTGACCGGAGGAAAGGGGACCGTACTCGTTTCACACGACGGCGGGACGTCGTGGCAGATGATTGACAAGGCCACGATCGCGGCGGCGGGCAATGAGTCGCCGCATGCCAAGGGCTAG
- a CDS encoding alpha/beta hydrolase — MAEEELSMPYADNHGTKIYYERWGNGGLPIVFLHPWSTNGYIWYYPLFHFARGRACVTLDHRGHGRSDKPLTGYSIQEHAADTAAVMAAAGIDKALVVGNSIGGMIAMQLCLDHPERVAGMLILSSGTALSESMPREAMEAMMRDRDATFSQLLEGTLSARSKRERPEILDLMKSQFQIEANFPRHVFASAAKDPNGVFNWNIKSRLGEIRRPTLIIAGDEDNATPVAANKLLADNIPGARLNVVKEVGHFYQLERPAEFNAALEEFIRSLPH; from the coding sequence TTGGCTGAGGAGGAACTGTCGATGCCGTATGCGGACAACCACGGAACCAAAATCTATTACGAGCGGTGGGGAAACGGTGGCCTGCCCATCGTCTTTCTCCATCCGTGGTCAACCAACGGCTACATCTGGTACTACCCGCTCTTCCATTTCGCCCGCGGCCGAGCCTGCGTCACGCTTGACCATCGCGGCCACGGCCGCTCCGATAAGCCGCTGACGGGCTATTCGATCCAGGAGCACGCCGCCGATACGGCCGCGGTGATGGCTGCGGCGGGAATCGACAAAGCGCTGGTGGTCGGCAATTCGATCGGCGGTATGATCGCGATGCAGCTCTGCCTGGATCATCCTGAGCGTGTCGCCGGAATGCTCATCCTGAGCAGCGGCACGGCGCTGTCCGAGAGCATGCCGCGCGAGGCGATGGAGGCGATGATGCGCGACCGCGACGCTACCTTCAGCCAGCTCCTCGAAGGGACGCTCTCAGCGCGCAGCAAGCGTGAGCGCCCGGAGATCCTCGATCTGATGAAGTCGCAGTTTCAGATCGAGGCGAATTTTCCGCGCCACGTCTTCGCTTCCGCCGCCAAGGACCCTAACGGCGTTTTCAACTGGAACATCAAGAGCAGACTGGGCGAGATCCGCCGCCCCACACTGATCATTGCTGGCGACGAGGACAACGCGACGCCGGTCGCGGCCAACAAGCTGCTCGCCGACAACATCCCGGGCGCCAGGCTCAACGTGGTCAAAGAGGTCGGGCATTTCTACCAGCTCGAACGCCCGGCCGAGTTCAACGCCGCACTGGAGGAGTTCATCCGCAGCCTGCCGCATTAG
- a CDS encoding LLM class flavin-dependent oxidoreductase, with protein sequence MAMDFGIFYEIEMAKPYGPRAEYELFQQVIAQVIEAERVGFSHFWTVEHHFLSEFAYSSAPEVLYGAISQRTSKIKIGHGVRLLPFPYNHPIRVAEMGATLDLLCEGRMEFGTGRSVTRDELEGFGINPSETRALWDEALDIVVGAWTNEVFSWEGRYFKIPPREVIPKPFQKPHPPLWCASTGPETHEIAGRKGLGLLSFTLLVDPEELKRRIGIYRAGLAQAKPAGKFINDRAATFTMVHCAETNKEARENARAAMEWYARKAFEAVASVGIWQSGKTDMGTYDYLKQMLNVDPATINFDHMEQNDMIICGDPDTCIKKVKRYQEAGCQQLLCFMQIYNIPHQKIMDSIKLWGQHVIPYFK encoded by the coding sequence ATGGCAATGGATTTTGGCATTTTTTACGAAATCGAGATGGCGAAGCCCTACGGGCCACGCGCCGAGTATGAACTGTTTCAGCAGGTCATCGCGCAAGTGATAGAGGCCGAACGGGTGGGCTTCTCCCATTTCTGGACCGTCGAGCATCACTTCCTCTCCGAGTTCGCCTACAGCTCGGCGCCCGAGGTGCTCTACGGCGCGATTTCCCAGCGCACCAGCAAGATCAAGATCGGCCACGGCGTGCGCCTGCTGCCTTTCCCCTACAACCATCCGATCCGGGTGGCGGAGATGGGCGCGACGCTCGACCTCCTGTGCGAGGGCAGAATGGAGTTCGGCACCGGGCGCTCGGTGACGCGCGACGAGCTCGAGGGCTTCGGCATCAACCCCAGCGAAACCCGTGCGCTATGGGACGAAGCGCTCGACATCGTGGTCGGTGCCTGGACCAACGAGGTCTTCTCGTGGGAGGGACGTTACTTCAAGATTCCTCCGCGCGAGGTCATCCCCAAGCCGTTCCAAAAGCCCCATCCGCCGCTGTGGTGCGCCTCGACCGGGCCCGAAACCCATGAGATCGCCGGACGCAAAGGACTCGGCCTGCTTTCGTTCACGCTGCTGGTCGATCCGGAGGAACTGAAGCGGCGTATCGGGATCTATCGCGCGGGGCTCGCCCAGGCCAAGCCGGCTGGCAAGTTCATCAACGACCGCGCCGCCACCTTCACCATGGTGCATTGTGCCGAAACCAACAAGGAAGCGCGCGAAAACGCCAGGGCGGCAATGGAATGGTACGCGCGCAAGGCCTTCGAGGCGGTCGCCTCGGTCGGCATCTGGCAGTCGGGCAAGACCGACATGGGCACCTACGACTACCTCAAGCAGATGCTCAATGTGGATCCGGCCACGATCAACTTCGACCACATGGAGCAGAACGACATGATCATCTGCGGCGACCCCGACACTTGCATCAAGAAGGTCAAACGCTACCAGGAGGCGGGCTGCCAGCAACTACTGTGCTTCATGCAGATTTACAACATCCCGCACCAGAAGATCATGGATTCGATCAAACTGTGGGGCCAGCACGTCATTCCGTATTTCAAGTGA